In Fusarium oxysporum f. sp. lycopersici 4287 chromosome 2, whole genome shotgun sequence, a genomic segment contains:
- a CDS encoding V-type proton ATPase subunit F, whose protein sequence is MASQADYKDRQFLAVIGDEDSVTGLLLAGIGHVTTGADAQKNFLVVDGKTDTAAIEAAFDRFTEDRKDIGIVLINQHIADRIRHRIDTYTAAFPAVLEIPSKDHPYDPEKDSVLRRVRRLFGE, encoded by the exons ATGGCCTCGCAAGCAGATTACAAGGACCGTCAATTCCTCGCGGTCATCGGCGACGAA GACTCCGTAACAGGCCTGCTTCTCGCGGGTATCGGC CATGTGACTACAGGCGCCGATGCTCAGAAGAACTTCctcgttgttgatggcaAGACCGACACAGCTGCTATTGAGGCCGCATTTGATCGATTCACTGAGGATCGCAAAGATATTGGCATCGTACTCATCAATCAACAT ATCGCCGACCGAATCCGACATCGCATTGACACCTATACCGCGGCTTTCCCTGCTGTGTTGGAGATCCCAAGCAAAGACCACCCCTACGACCCTGAGAAGGATAGTGTATTGAGACGAGTGCGACGCCTTTTTGGA